In Miscanthus floridulus cultivar M001 chromosome 5, ASM1932011v1, whole genome shotgun sequence, one genomic interval encodes:
- the LOC136455230 gene encoding glycine-rich cell wall structural protein 1.8-like: MGLDQADDLDWRWHGRPLQVAGSAVARDAQGSARRVRLDGRGRHAGAGRRQGGARPAVEGGGGGAAAGNGAPACRGGAWRGAGGGGGGLGARAAAVAQHGAGEGGGGARLS, encoded by the coding sequence ATGGGCTTGGATCAGGCCGACGATCTGGActggcggtggcacggccggccACTGCAGGTGGCGGGGTCGGCGGTGGCGCGGGATGCCCAGGGCTCCGCgcggcgagtccggctcgacgggcgTGGGAGGCACGCCGGCGCTGGACGGCGGCAAGGCGGGGctaggccggcggtggagggcggcggaggcggcgcagCCGCGGGCAACGGCGCTCCTGCATGCCGAGGCGGGGCGTGGCGTGGGGCGGGAGGGGGGGGCGGGGGCCTCGGGGCGCGCGCGGCCGCGGTGGCACAGCACGGCgcgggcgagggcggcggcggagctcggcTATCCTAG